Below is a window of Virgibacillus sp. NKC19-3 DNA.
TTTTCATCTGTAACCCTCCATTCAATAGACGGGCTACCTAATTCTAATGAGTAGGGTGGAGTTTCATTTGCATTCCAATTATCCCCCGGTTTATGGTATTGGACAACTACATGACCACCATTTTCAGCATACTCAAGTAAACGCTGATTGTTTTCTATTAAATCTGGCCGTGATAAGTTTGCTCTAATACCTGTTACAATCGTATCGTATTGACTCAAGTCACCTGATTGTAAATCTGCTTCACTTAATTTCGTTACATCAATTCCAACATCTAGTAGATAATCGGCTACCTCATCGAAACCACTTTCAATATAACCGACCTTAAGATTATCCGGTTTTAATAACTCAAATGCTACTGTATTTACAGTAGATGGATATTGATAATAGGAGTCGTTTATATGATCGTATTCTATTTCTTGAACAGTAGTATCATAAGTTTCTCCATCCGATTCAGCAATCACATCAAAAGAAAAGTCTCCTTCTTCTATATCAGATGGGGACTTACATTGAAAGTTACTTCTTGCTCCTCTAGACGTTCAGTTAATGTTACTTGCTCCTGTTCAGTTTCCGTTGTCCAACCTTCAGGCAAGTTTAATGATACCTCTACATCTTTTTCTCCGTTAAAATAATTTTTTACATTAGCAGAAATAGGAATCTCTTCTTGTAGATCTGCTGTATTTATCGTTAATTTATCTGGATTAGCCTCTACACTAAGATCAGGTAAGACTGCAATCGTATCATCGAGTTCAAACGTTTTTGTAGTATTTGTTCCGCTTTCTTCAAACGAAACTTGAGCTTGTAAAACTGAATCGTCATAAGGTTCATAGTATGCCTCATCTTCAGGAACTGTGACGTTGAAAACAAATGTTTCAGATTGATCCGGATCTAGATCATTAAGATTTTGGCTTTCTTCGTGTTCCCAGTCTTCAGGTGTAATCAAAGATGCCTCGATGTGATTTCTTTTTTCATTTCCATTATTAGTGATTTCCATGGTTACTTGTGTTTCCTCACCCTGCGTTAAAATCCCAGAATCGGCTGTCGTTTCAACATGAAGATTGGATGAGATAAAGCTCACTTCTTGTAATTGTTCACTTTTTAGTTCGAGTTTATGGATCAAATCGTTTTTAACATCCTTATTCATGTCCGTATTTCTAGTCATTTCCAATGCCTCTTGAACATCTTTTAAAGCGTCTTGGCTAGGAGGCAAAATGTCATCTCTATTTGGATAAAGATCAATAATAGTATCCAGCTTCTGCTGCAGTGCTTCTAATTGGTTACTTAACTCGCTTGTAGGAACTAGTTGCGCCCATTCATTCAAGTTATAGGGGATATTTGAAAATAAATCATCATTTTCGTTGTCTACTGATGATTGAATCAGTTCCAAGTGAGTTTGCCTAGGCTCCGCTGGTATGTCGTTTCCCATTCCCTGACTTTTATGCAAATACCTGGATTCCTCTCCAAGTTGAGGATAAGTCATTCCATAAATAGGGTCATAATCACCTATTTCAATGGAGGTTGTAGCAGTTTCTTCAGATTCAGCAGGCAAATATAATTTCTTTATTTGCCAAACGTCCAATCCTTCTTCAAGGTGCTCAGGATAAACAGATGGATCTGCTGCATCCTCAAATGCTCGTTCACTCAAGATTGTTAGTGTTCTATGATGACCGTGTTGACTTTCCACATTGCGGAAAGATGGCATAACAATATCTGGTTTATAGGTGCGAATGAAGCGAATGAAGCGTTCGTAAGTCAATTCTTCTCCCCATTCTTCCAATGTTTCCTCTGGTGACTTGGAAAAGCCAAAATCGTAAATGGGATCAGAAGTGGTTTCGCTCAAATGATATGCTGTTACCCCATTGATTTTTGCTGCTTCAATCATCTCATTTGATCGTATAATACCCAGTCCGTTTCCTAATTCATTTCCAATCTCATTCTGTCCACCTTCTCCACGATTTGCTATAAGACTAGAAGTTTGCACCCCCAATCCACGTGATAGATATGCAAGGAAATCACTCCGTTCATCATCTGGATGTGCTCCAGTATTTAGAAAACTCACAGTTGTACTAAGCGGTTTAACTGCATTCCATAAATCTACATCTGAATCATTTTCATTTGCTACTGAACTCTGCAATGGCAGAAGAGACAGAATCAACACCAGTGAAAAAAATAAAGAGAAAATCTTTTTCATACATTGAAACCCCTTTCATTATTTTTGAACAAAGTAATATTTAATCATTTACACCTCCTTTTCTTGATTAGCTTAGTTAGTAAAGGTTACTTACTAACCATTCAAAAATTACTTTATAATAGAATAATATCATTTTTTAGTGAAAATAGTAAATATTAAAAAATAACTATTTTAAAAATTTAATAGTGATAAAGTGATGGTCTAATAGAACTACCCTAAAAGCAGGAACAGAATCATTTATTGATGGTGCGGAATCTTTGTTGTCTTCATCCCACTAGAAAGCTAGACTGTGAGGCAAAATTAACTCCTTTATTTCTGAATGTTGTATATCGGTAAAATAGATTATTTATAAAGTTCTATATAAAGTTAAAATTAAAATGTTTATGCTGAATTTTTTGAAAAGAACTATTGACAAAATATTTTTCCACATTAAAGTGGAAGAAAGTCCCGAATGTCGACATTACAATGGTCGTAGGTTAAGTTAATAAAGGTAATTGGAAAAAGGAAAATTTAAGGGCGAATAAAAGTGAACATACCAAAAGCGACTACTTTCGATTATTATGGAACTATCATTGATTGGAATGGGTAAATTTAAAAAAATTTAACATCCTGGAAGGGTATGGTGCAAACAATGCAGATGTTGTTGCACCTCACAAGCACTAGGAAAATATCCAATTTGAATACTTTCAAAATCAGTACCGTCCTTATAAAGAAGTTCTTAAAAACACAATGGCGATGGCATTTCGGGACTATGGCTATCCTTTTAGTCCAGAAGATTGTTTGCCTTTTCTGAATCCATGGGAAAATGGGGAACCTATTCCTGATTCCATAGAAACTTTGTTAGAATTAAAGAAAATGACGAAAATAGCGCTAATTTATCCGCAATTCTAGTGATCTAATATCATTATTCTAATTTACAAAATAATAGAATAATGAAGCAATAATCATAAAATATAAAACAACATCCATATTGTGGAAGCGCTTAAATTAAAGTATATTTAACATGTGGTTTAGTAAAGGGCTCTGCAGGGTTATATTGATATCTATTACAAGTTGTGGGAGAGGAGTGAACATAATAAGAAGTAAATTGATTGCGGGGCATTTTGCTGTTTAATTAAAGGAGGTAAAAATTAGTGTCAAATAATATGACAAAAAAAGCCTTTGCCCTATTAGTTGCTTTCATGTTGCTGCTATCACCAGTGATAAGTGGTTTTTTATCTTCAGTACATGCAGAAGCAGATGCAGGCACTGGGAATTTGAATACTGTGAACGATACTGAAATGGATTCCAATGAGCATAATTCCGAAGAAGGAGTAGAAGTAAACAACTATGAAAATGTAAGGGAACAATCGATTAAAGAAGATAGTGTAGTAGAAGAAGGAGACTTTGACGTCATCGAAGGCGATGGGGAGTTAAAATATAATGATGATGGTTCTGTTACTTTTGGTACTACATCGTCAGGGAAGAATAAAATTGTCTACAATGAGGCAGACGAAATGGAAAACGGAATTTTTGAAGCGGATATAAAATCAGATCAAGATTTGAATAGATTTGGTTTTATTTATCGGGTTCAGGATGCTTCCGAATATAAGTATGTCGGAACAGGCGATCAAAACAATCAGTATTTTAGCGAAATATTTGGTGATGCAAATGAATGGACCTCCATGACGAATGGTGTTCCATTGGAGGCGGATAATACGTATCGTTTGCGTGTCAGATTTATCGATGATGTGGCAACGTTGTATATCGATGGTGAAAGAATCGGATCCTGGTCACAAGATGGGGTTGAAGATGCAGGCTTATTCGGATTCGAGAAAAGCCGTGGTGCATCGAATATCACTATATCCAATGTAAGCATGGAAGAATATGTTGCACTGGAACCGCCTGAAACAGATCCGGAAGAACAAGTTCTAAGTTCTGATTATATGGATGTAACGATAGACGAAACATTCCCCCGTGTCATCGATTATAACGTAGATGATAAGTTGATGACCGGCCAAGAAACACCTGTATATGGATTAAAAATCAATGACATGTTTTATTATCCGGAAATTAGTTTCGAAAAGGTAAGTGATAATGAAGCAGCATACACGATGACTGTTGAGGACAGCTTCGATGACCTTGATGTTCAATTTACTTTATCATTAAAAGTAGAGGATAATCATGTAATTTACAGCTTTGAAGATATTTCGAATCACGGTGAAGCGACAATTGAAAAAATTGAGTTTGCAGATATGAATCTAATTTCGGTAGATTCAAGTCAAGCGGAAGCACATGCAAAATTAACGAATATTAGCAGTGATGTTACCGTGCCTGGTGACACGGATGTTGAGGTTAATGATTCCATGGATGAAATAGGGACATCTTCTGGTCATTATACGGCATTTTTAACGACAGGTGAATTAAGTGCAGGAGTATGGTCCAGTTCTGAAGTGGATGGATACAATAACCTGCTTGCGAATCGTTATGAAGCAGAAAATGGTGATAAGGCAATGGGTATTAGCTCTAATTCGCTTTTTTACCATAGGGACTTTATGCCGGAACCATCATCAAATAAACCTACCATCAAGATTGCCATTGCAGAAGATTTAAATGATGATGATAAAGTAGACTGGCAAGATGGCGCTATTGCGTACCGAGATATTATGCAAGATATTCAAGGCTGGAAAGATGTAAATAATAATGTTGGTACACGTATTGCCATGAATTTTGGATCGCAGGCACAGCAGCCATTTCTAAAGACTTTGGATAATGTGAAGAAAACTGCTCTTGCAACTGACGGCTTGCGACAGCCTGTTTTATTAAAAGGATATGGAAATGAAGGACATGACAGTGCTCACCCTGATTACGGTGATGTTGGTGAACGCATGGGTGGAAAAGAAGATTTAAATACACTGATTGAAGAAGGACATTCGTATAATGCTGAAATCGGTGTTCATATTAACGCACAAGAGACTTACCCAGAAGCAAAGGCATTTAGTGAAGATCTAATTGAAGGTCCAAATTCTCAAGGCTGGGGTTGGATAGATCAGGCTTATGTGATTGACAAATTATATGATTTATACTCTGGAAAGCGTGCGGAACGACTTGCTGAACTAGAAGAAGCTGCACCTGATCTTGATTTTGTGTATTTAGATGTATGGCATCAGGATCAGTGGGAATCCAATAGAATTACGGAACAATTAAATGGTATGGATTTAAGGTTGACAACAGAGTTTGGTACCGCCATGCCAAATAGCGCGACGTGGCAACACTGGGCTACCGATAAAAATTACGGTGGAGCGGAAAACAAGGGAATGAATTCAGAAGTGCTGCGTTTTATTGGTAATCATCAGAAAGATTCATGGGTATTGAATTGGCCAGAAGCCGGCGGAACAGCTGACCATCCATTACTTGGCGGATTTGAATTGGCCGGTTTTGAAGGATGGCAATCTGATAAAAACTTTGACAACTTTATTCATATGACGTTTGATACGAATGTACCGACTAAGTTTTTACAGAAATATTATATTACAAATTGGGAAACAACAGATGGAGATCCAACAGAAACGAACCTAGAACAGGAAATTAAACTTGAGGATCCAAGTAATGGGGATGTTGTCGCTGTTACAAGAAAAGATGATTCTAGAGAGCGCGTCATTACTTTAAACGACAATGTTGTTCTTGATGAACAAAAATATCTAATCCCTTGGGTGGAACAAGATTTTGAAACTCCTACACCTGATTCCGAGAAACTATATCACTGGAACCTGGAAGGTGGGGAATCAACGTGGACGCTGCCTGATGAGTATGAAGGTATTTCAAGTGTAAACGTGTACAAGCTGACAGACCAAGGCAGAACAGATAAGCAAGAAGTGGAAGTGGTTGATAATCAAGTCACCCTAACCGCTGAAGCAGCAACACCATATATTATTGTTGCCGGTGATGATGACAGTGTTCGAGTTGACGAATGGAGCACCGACGCCCATATCCATGATTCGGGGTTTAATTCGGCTACGATCGATGATGATTATACAACAGTAGATGGGGACTCAGAATCTGTGGACGTTATAAGAACAGATCAAACAGACAGTGCTAGTCAATTGAGCAGTGGTGATTATTACTTGAATTTTGATAGCCCGGAAAAGGATTCAACAATTTCACGAACGTTAACCGATTTAGAACCAAACGAAGATTATGTTGCAGAGGTCTATGTAGAAAACAATAGTGATGAAAAGGCAACAATTGAAGTTCTCGGCGGGGTAGAAGATGCAACTAATTTCACGTTGCGCAGTTTACAGAAAAACTATGTTAAAGCAGATTCGCATGCCGCAAATAATGGATATGACAGCAAAATGCAGCGAATGCAAGTTAGCTTTACCGCAGCGGATGATACAGCGACTATTAAGCTCGGTCGCGAAGCTGGGGAAGGACAAACGAAATTTGATGATATCCGGATTATTCAAAAGACATTGACAAATGATGAATCCGAAGATGCATTTACACAAGACTTCGAATCTGTCGTACAGGGTATTTATCCGTTTGTCATTGGTAATACAGAGGGTGTAGAAGATAATCGCATCCATCTGTCCGAGCATAATGATCCATATACACAAAAAGGCTGGGCAGACAACCTAGTGGATGATGTTATCGACGGAGATTGGTCCCTTAAAATTAATACCGGAAATAGTGGTCTGACCTACCGCACCATTCCACAACATTTCCATTTTGAACCTGGAGCAACATATAAAGTCAATTTTGATTATCAAACAACAGCCGATTCTTATCGTTTTATTGCCGGAGATGAAGCCATTGATGTTAGTGATATCGATGAGGCTGAGGGACTTAGCATGAACGAACAGCTTGCTTCAGCAAAAGATACTGAAACAGCAGAATTCACCGTGACAGGATCTGAAAATGGCCAAACGTATATAGGTATTTTCAATGATGGAACGACTGTCGATATGCATACAAAAGAAGGTGCGTTCATGCTGGATAATCTCCGAATTGAAAAAATAGAAGACGCACAGCCACCAGTGTCAACTATATCTGATTTGAAAAACTTCGTTGAACAATTCGAGGAATCTGGAGATTTTTCAAGCGATGAAGCTGTACGTGCTTTGAAACTTCATATAACAGCATTGGAACAATATGAAGAGACAGGTCAAAATGAGAAAGTTGTTAAACATTTGCATGGGTTTAAAGATTTACTTGATCATTATAGTGCAGAAGAACAAATTTCTGAAGAAGCCTATGAAACTCTCATTGACGGGACAGATACGTTGATTCATGAACTAGAGTAAAACGTACTATAAAGAAGAAAAGTAAATTAAAAAAGCCTATGAAATGCTTATCGATGGCACAGGTATGTTGACGGAGCTGGATGATTTAGTTATATTTCAAAATCCAAAGACACTCTTAAATGCCGAAAGCAAGAAGATGTCAGTAAAATGGTGAAGCATATGAACGGGTTCAAAGAAATTCTCGATTACCAAAAAGAAAATGAACTTATTTCCGCTGCAGCGTATGGCGCACTATATGATGTGACAGAGACCCTTATTGAGAAGTGGGAATAGACTAGCGGGACAGGAACCAGGTTTTGGACCACGGGTATCTGTCCCTTTGGTCTATTCAATTTTTTTACGTGTAAATTAATAGAGAGACATTATATGAAAAACATATGGGATATTTTTAGACAGATGTTCCTGAGACAAGTAATCAATACATGCCAGATTGGTTCTGTTGGACTTTTAAAGGTAAAATTATGGAAATATAAGGATGGGTAGAGCGATTAAGTGCTTGATATACAAAGACTTTTTGTTATGATTAAGCTACT
It encodes the following:
- a CDS encoding NEW3 domain-containing protein gives rise to the protein MKKIFSLFFSLVLILSLLPLQSSVANENDSDVDLWNAVKPLSTTVSFLNTGAHPDDERSDFLAYLSRGLGVQTSSLIANRGEGGQNEIGNELGNGLGIIRSNEMIEAAKINGVTAYHLSETTSDPIYDFGFSKSPEETLEEWGEELTYERFIRFIRTYKPDIVMPSFRNVESQHGHHRTLTILSERAFEDAADPSVYPEHLEEGLDVWQIKKLYLPAESEETATTSIEIGDYDPIYGMTYPQLGEESRYLHKSQGMGNDIPAEPRQTHLELIQSSVDNENDDLFSNIPYNLNEWAQLVPTSELSNQLEALQQKLDTIIDLYPNRDDILPPSQDALKDVQEALEMTRNTDMNKDVKNDLIHKLELKSEQLQEVSFISSNLHVETTADSGILTQGEETQVTMEITNNGNEKRNHIEASLITPEDWEHEESQNLNDLDPDQSETFVFNVTVPEDEAYYEPYDDSVLQAQVSFEESGTNTTKTFELDDTIAVLPDLSVEANPDKLTINTADLQEEIPISANVKNYFNGEKDVEVSLNLPEGWTTETEQEQVTLTERLEEQEVTFNVSPHLI
- a CDS encoding endo-alpha-N-acetylgalactosaminidase family protein; this encodes MSNNMTKKAFALLVAFMLLLSPVISGFLSSVHAEADAGTGNLNTVNDTEMDSNEHNSEEGVEVNNYENVREQSIKEDSVVEEGDFDVIEGDGELKYNDDGSVTFGTTSSGKNKIVYNEADEMENGIFEADIKSDQDLNRFGFIYRVQDASEYKYVGTGDQNNQYFSEIFGDANEWTSMTNGVPLEADNTYRLRVRFIDDVATLYIDGERIGSWSQDGVEDAGLFGFEKSRGASNITISNVSMEEYVALEPPETDPEEQVLSSDYMDVTIDETFPRVIDYNVDDKLMTGQETPVYGLKINDMFYYPEISFEKVSDNEAAYTMTVEDSFDDLDVQFTLSLKVEDNHVIYSFEDISNHGEATIEKIEFADMNLISVDSSQAEAHAKLTNISSDVTVPGDTDVEVNDSMDEIGTSSGHYTAFLTTGELSAGVWSSSEVDGYNNLLANRYEAENGDKAMGISSNSLFYHRDFMPEPSSNKPTIKIAIAEDLNDDDKVDWQDGAIAYRDIMQDIQGWKDVNNNVGTRIAMNFGSQAQQPFLKTLDNVKKTALATDGLRQPVLLKGYGNEGHDSAHPDYGDVGERMGGKEDLNTLIEEGHSYNAEIGVHINAQETYPEAKAFSEDLIEGPNSQGWGWIDQAYVIDKLYDLYSGKRAERLAELEEAAPDLDFVYLDVWHQDQWESNRITEQLNGMDLRLTTEFGTAMPNSATWQHWATDKNYGGAENKGMNSEVLRFIGNHQKDSWVLNWPEAGGTADHPLLGGFELAGFEGWQSDKNFDNFIHMTFDTNVPTKFLQKYYITNWETTDGDPTETNLEQEIKLEDPSNGDVVAVTRKDDSRERVITLNDNVVLDEQKYLIPWVEQDFETPTPDSEKLYHWNLEGGESTWTLPDEYEGISSVNVYKLTDQGRTDKQEVEVVDNQVTLTAEAATPYIIVAGDDDSVRVDEWSTDAHIHDSGFNSATIDDDYTTVDGDSESVDVIRTDQTDSASQLSSGDYYLNFDSPEKDSTISRTLTDLEPNEDYVAEVYVENNSDEKATIEVLGGVEDATNFTLRSLQKNYVKADSHAANNGYDSKMQRMQVSFTAADDTATIKLGREAGEGQTKFDDIRIIQKTLTNDESEDAFTQDFESVVQGIYPFVIGNTEGVEDNRIHLSEHNDPYTQKGWADNLVDDVIDGDWSLKINTGNSGLTYRTIPQHFHFEPGATYKVNFDYQTTADSYRFIAGDEAIDVSDIDEAEGLSMNEQLASAKDTETAEFTVTGSENGQTYIGIFNDGTTVDMHTKEGAFMLDNLRIEKIEDAQPPVSTISDLKNFVEQFEESGDFSSDEAVRALKLHITALEQYEETGQNEKVVKHLHGFKDLLDHYSAEEQISEEAYETLIDGTDTLIHELE
- a CDS encoding FIMAH domain-containing protein — translated: MSKSKDTLKCRKQEDVSKMVKHMNGFKEILDYQKENELISAAAYGALYDVTETLIEKWE